The Mangrovibacterium diazotrophicum DNA window GTTAGCTCCAGACTGTACTCCGGTGCCCCCTCTGCCACAAACTCGTAACCATCAAGCTCCCAGCCGCACATCGTCATCTCGTCGGGAAGGCCCGCCAAACGAACGGGCAACTGCGCATAAACTGAAACAAAATCACCTTCTACCAGCTCGTCGCTTCCGTTCTCATTTGCAACGGTCAGGCTTACCGAGTAAACACCTTCGCTTAAAAATTGCACCTCCGGGTTTTGAGAAGAGGCAGAGGTTCCATTTACAAAAACATAAGTTGAAGGCGAAATTTCCCAACTCCAGCTCTCCGGTGAATATTTCGATTCGTCGGACAAGATCAGGTTTTCCGAGAGACATAAAATTGACACTTCCGCAGAAAAAGCGGCGACCGGCCGGGTATAGGCTTCCAGCCCTTCAATTTGTTCCATCCCGGTATCATCCGGGTCGAGCCAATGTTTTAGCTGGCGATCCGACTCCGAGCGATAATCCCACGACAGGGAAAGCTTTCCGAAAAGAGACGAATTGTCGTCGCCACCGTGCAATTGGCCAACTAGAAGCTTGTCCTGATTGAACAACGGAGCTCCCGACGAACCACCTTCGTCAATACCCGCATCGTAATCCACTTCCCAGTGTGAGTTGGGTTGGGAGATTGTTCCATCATCCCAGCGCACGGTGTAACTGTTACCTGTCACCTCATCATAGTCCAGAGCAATACATTTCGTGCTCCCCTTTGGATGATGAATACAGGTTCCGGATTCGGATGTGGAACCGCTAACGTCCCAGCCTGCGAAAAAAGGATTGTATTCTTTGGGCGGATATTCCTGTAATTCGAGCAGTGTAAAATCTGAATATTGATTGGAAGCTCGCAGGCTCGCGCCCGACACCGACTGACTCAGGCTTGCGTCGGAAGATTCGCAGGTTGAATTCTCGTAATTGAAGTAGGCAACCAATGTTGATGCTTCGGTGGTTGAAGAAATACAGTGATTGGCCGTCAGGAAATAAGGCGTTCCATCTTCGCGGGCATTATTCAGTAGTGCACCGCTACAATAATAGCTGTAAGTTCCGTCGCTAAAAGTGATCATGCACACCGCTTTCTTCTGCTCCTGCCAGTCCTCCCCTTCCGGGCAATTAATCTGGATTCGCTCGTTGGCGTTTGCTTCAAGGCTGCGATAAGCTTTCACAACAGCACCAATGACAACGCCACCTTCGAAACTCGCCGAAACCGGTTCGTCATACTCAACAATCAATTGGTCACCCATCAGGTCGCCAACCCGGAAAAGACCGCTCTCCTTCTTGTTTTGCCAGGTATAAGCCCCTCGAACGGTTTGCTGATCGGGCGTGTAAACATACAGAGAGGCACCCTCCGGAATATCAAAAGTACTCAAGATTACTGCCAGCGACAGCGCCTCATCGGCACTTAGCTGCAACCTCCAAATATTCATATTACCGGTTTGGGAATAGCTGCCAGCTTTCCGGATATCCAGCGCAACATCTTCAACTACCCCATATCGGTTTTGAACGCCGTCTTTTTCATCAAGCGAAATTTGCTCCTGAAGATCAATTGGGTTGAGTGATTTTTGAGAAATGATTGCCGCTGCTTTGAGATTAGTTGCGAACGATGCAGGTAAACCGCCATCTTCAATCTGGCCCCAGGCAACATTGCCGGTCAAAAGCACACCAATAATTACCAAGGCATTCAGCCTGCGTGTCCAGTTCGCTATTCTCACTCTCGTTTAATTTTTATGCAGTTTAAACATTCTGAAGCAGATCAGCACAAATCGCCCTCGTTTTCGGTCAATTCTTCGAACTAAATTAAAAAATGTGCCGGAAACACTGCAAGCTGAAAGATTCATCTATCATCTAACTAACAACCAAAACTGATTATTGTATCACGAAACCTTCAACTTTTTTTTAACCGTCCGAGATGTCTCCCTCCCTAACCCAAAATAATAAAAAAAGGGCCCGAAGGCCCTTTCTGTTGAAGTCATGGTATATTTCAAATCCTAAAATGAAATATCGTATAAATCTTTCCCGTCTTCCAGGAATGTTGCGACACTGATATCAGTCATCGGGTGCTTAATCAATTGCATCAACAATTCGGGGCCCACAGTTGCCGAGTGCGATCCCACCATGCTCACGCGATGGATCTGGTCGACTGTTTTAAAGCTGGCGGCCAACACTTTGGTCGGTAATTTAAAATCGTTCATGTTTTTGGCAATATCGCGAACAACTTCAATACCGTGTGACGAAATGTTATCCAAACGGCTCACGTAAGGAGCAACGAAATCAGCACCGGCTTTCGCCGCTACCAGGGCTTGCTGCTGGGTAAAGATTGCTGTTGCAGTAACATTGATTCCGGCGTCTTTCAAAATTGTCATCGCTTTGTATCCTTCCGGAGTCACCGGGATTTTCGCGTAAAAATTATCGCCGATATCGAAGAAGTTTTTGTAAGTCTTTGCTTCGCGAACAATATCTTCTGCTTCTTCGCTCATCACCTGCACGTGAATCATCCCGTGACCAATCAGTTTCAAAATGTTTTCGATTGCCACCGACAACTTATTTCCCGACTGTTTCAAAATCGTCGGGTTGGTTGTCACACCTTCCAACGGAAAAAAGCTGTACAAATCTTTCAAGGCTGCCAAATCAGCCGTGTCTGCCATGTAAATCATATCGTCTTTCTTATTTTAAGTCTCAACAATTGTCGACAGCCGGCCGTGCAAAGCAGTCCTTAAGTACCTCAATTAAATATCATTGGCATTCGCCAACAGGAACTCTTCAGCTTCGACGGACCAAAGTTCGTTATTTCGCTGGCAAATCTCGTGCAGACCTGCAAACAGAGGATCAGATTTACCTTTTTCTTTAAATTCAGCAATGGCAGTCAGCGGAATGTCCTTGTGCGTGTAGATTAACTTTTTGCCACCCGGGATTTCCGGCAAATGCAAAGTCGTATCAATCACCGCATTCAAGCCACCAACATGAGTAACCAGCCCGGCAGGATCCAATCCTTTGCCGAACATTTCCAGCGATTCTACCATGTCGTCGTTGTTACCGCCCGATGTTCCCACAATGTGGGTTGAAGCGTAATGAACGTTGTAGAAGTTCATTTTCGCCGTGAAATCCGCGTTGCCCGGCCCGGCAAAGAAGTTCAAACAGCCATCGTTCGAAAGGATAGCATCGCCCTGCTCAATAACCGGAGGAACCGGCGCAAATACAAACACATCATTGTAGCCTTCGCCACCTGTCAGGTCGCGTAACTTTTGCACCGGATTTTCGCCGCTTGTGTTCAGATAAATCAACTCAATCCCTTTCGATTTTGCCCATTCGGGTGAATAGATTGAAGCTGCCCGATCCAAACGCGACTGATCAATATCTGTTACCACCATCAACGACGGCTTGCGATCTTCGCGCATGATGACGTAATTGATGGCAGCCAGGCCCATCGGGCCAACACCTGCCAGGATTGCCATTTTACCACCGTCAATAATTTCCATTTGGTGCACATACGAGCCCGGCTTGGTGTGATAGTTGGCATGCATGGCGCCAATCACACAGCTCAGTGGTTCGGCCAGCGACGCCGGGTAATAGCCAGGTCCTTCATAGGCCAGCAAACAATCCTGCACCAGCACATCTTTCGGAATGATGACATAAGTGGCGTCACCGCCGATGTATTGATAAGAATATCCGGGAGCACTCAACACGCCAACCGGGCCTTCTTCGTAATAGATTGCCGGCTGAATGGAAAACTTCTGCCCGGCTTTGAATTTATGTTGCCAATTGGCACCAATTTCAACCAACTCGCCGGCAAACTCGTGCCCGATCAGGATTGGTTTTTCCGCTACATCATCCGGGATCCGCTTGTGGTCGCTCCCCTGCGACGCCGCTTTGTAGGACGACATGCAAATACTGTCGGACACCACCTTTGCTAAAATCTCATCAGCTGTAATTTTCGGAAGTTCAAACTCTTCCATCCGCAAGTCCTTCTTGCCATATAATCGAATACCTTTTGTTTTCATATCCTGGTTACTGGTCGTTGGTTGCTAATTACTAGTTGCCAACGATGATTAATAATTTACTTTTATACGATTCATTCACATCGTTCCGATTCTACCGCCTTGGTTCCGGATTGCGAAAAACCGGGAACCAGCAACGAAGAACCAGAATCTAGTTCAACATATTTTGCCCACCGGTTACCGGAACCGCCTGGCCTGTTTCATACTCCTGCTCAATTACGTAGAAAATTGCCCGCATCACATCAATCGGTGTGCAGCCACGGCCTGCCGGAACCTGTGCTTCGTAAAAGGCCTTCACATCGTCGATGGTTTTGGCACCGGGAACCTTGCCTGCGTTCAAATATTGTACGAACAAACCTCTGTCCGGATCGGCCCAAAGCGGTCCATCGAAGAAGTTACCGGGACAAATTGAATTCACCTTGATCCGGGAAGGCATCAGCTCGAGCGCAAAAGATTGAGTCAAACCAATTCCACCAAATTTACCACCAGCATAGGCAAAGTTTTTATTACTGCCTTTCAGGCCCGATTTCGAGTTAATCTGAATGATATCGGTGAAGTGATCGCGCTTAAATTTATTCTGCAATTTCATAACAGCCGAAGCATATTTTGCACACAGGAAGTAGGCTGAATAATTCACTTTGGTCATCAGCTCGAAAGTCTCTGGTGTCATTTCATCCAAACCTCCGGCACGCAAAATACCGGCGTTGCTGATGAAAGCGTCCAAACCTCCAAAGTTGATTACCGTTTGACAAACCAGCTGCTCAACCGACGCGGCATTCGAAACGTCTGCCTTCACAAACAAAGCTTTGTTTTTGCGATTTCCCATGTTCAATTCTTCCGCAAAAGCAAGACCTTTTTCCTCATTCAGATCTGCAATCACCACATTTGCCCCGTGTTTCATCAGTTCTTCAACAATACCGGCACCGAAACCTTGTGCACCGCCGGTGACCACAATTACTTTGCGGTCGACGCGACCGGCTGTTGCTCCGAGCGAAACTTTGGAGCGATATTGCTCTACCTCCCAGTTTTCGATAAATTGAATCTGCTCAGGCGTCATCGGATGCTCGCCTCCAAACGACTGCGCCAAGCTTGCAATGCGACAACTATCAGTCACAACATCGTACAAAATATCGGCACCCTGCGCATGATCGGCAATCAACAACACGCCAAGCCCCGGTGCAAAAATCACTTTTGGCAGCTTGCCTTT harbors:
- a CDS encoding T9SS type A sorting domain-containing protein → MRIANWTRRLNALVIIGVLLTGNVAWGQIEDGGLPASFATNLKAAAIISQKSLNPIDLQEQISLDEKDGVQNRYGVVEDVALDIRKAGSYSQTGNMNIWRLQLSADEALSLAVILSTFDIPEGASLYVYTPDQQTVRGAYTWQNKKESGLFRVGDLMGDQLIVEYDEPVSASFEGGVVIGAVVKAYRSLEANANERIQINCPEGEDWQEQKKAVCMITFSDGTYSYYCSGALLNNAREDGTPYFLTANHCISSTTEASTLVAYFNYENSTCESSDASLSQSVSGASLRASNQYSDFTLLELQEYPPKEYNPFFAGWDVSGSTSESGTCIHHPKGSTKCIALDYDEVTGNSYTVRWDDGTISQPNSHWEVDYDAGIDEGGSSGAPLFNQDKLLVGQLHGGDDNSSLFGKLSLSWDYRSESDRQLKHWLDPDDTGMEQIEGLEAYTRPVAAFSAEVSILCLSENLILSDESKYSPESWSWEISPSTYVFVNGTSASSQNPEVQFLSEGVYSVSLTVANENGSDELVEGDFVSVYAQLPVRLAGLPDEMTMCGWELDGYEFVAEGAPEYSLELTAESKFVVTQTDNVFSVSLSDEGREEGSFDTYAKITGTQGGCSASDSVLIHVIIPENDNVAQAVALRLGNNGYYSNACATVEDNEPSPETAGCSIANNWCPPNGTDVLDNSIWFYFEGPSSSSITIQTEGIDSQIAVYRATTADYLLSGSTASYNLVGASERDADGNDAAAIENLSVTPGAKYWLQVDGTDAAEGEIGLRLLTNSIEVYPNPSSGLYHLTVASVEGGEAELFVYNQLGQMVYSGTGTFDQDENTIDFDLSNNPAGIYYFRASINGEMMSKKLILVK
- a CDS encoding transaldolase family protein, with the translated sequence MIYMADTADLAALKDLYSFFPLEGVTTNPTILKQSGNKLSVAIENILKLIGHGMIHVQVMSEEAEDIVREAKTYKNFFDIGDNFYAKIPVTPEGYKAMTILKDAGINVTATAIFTQQQALVAAKAGADFVAPYVSRLDNISSHGIEVVRDIAKNMNDFKLPTKVLAASFKTVDQIHRVSMVGSHSATVGPELLMQLIKHPMTDISVATFLEDGKDLYDISF
- a CDS encoding zinc-binding dehydrogenase, which produces MKTKGIRLYGKKDLRMEEFELPKITADEILAKVVSDSICMSSYKAASQGSDHKRIPDDVAEKPILIGHEFAGELVEIGANWQHKFKAGQKFSIQPAIYYEEGPVGVLSAPGYSYQYIGGDATYVIIPKDVLVQDCLLAYEGPGYYPASLAEPLSCVIGAMHANYHTKPGSYVHQMEIIDGGKMAILAGVGPMGLAAINYVIMREDRKPSLMVVTDIDQSRLDRAASIYSPEWAKSKGIELIYLNTSGENPVQKLRDLTGGEGYNDVFVFAPVPPVIEQGDAILSNDGCLNFFAGPGNADFTAKMNFYNVHYASTHIVGTSGGNNDDMVESLEMFGKGLDPAGLVTHVGGLNAVIDTTLHLPEIPGGKKLIYTHKDIPLTAIAEFKEKGKSDPLFAGLHEICQRNNELWSVEAEEFLLANANDI
- a CDS encoding SDR family NAD(P)-dependent oxidoreductase — its product is MEQGILDLVEISQYYGRQKDFVLAGGGNTSYKTADCLRVKASGFSLSTITEPGFAKLDRKQLNEINTKNYSTNVLQREEEIKNDLLKSRMEPEKGRRPSVETSLHNLIDYAFIVHTHSTKVNGLMCSNQAEEKAAELFGDDVLYVPYDDPGYILFKVVEKAVLGYRAKKGKDPAVILLQNHGVFVGANSIDEIKAIYDDIIAKLDAAFGDEAAIEELSVPAEAAKIVPAVRMMVSGEGLKSVRLANNSLINYYLDKENYKAVAKPFTPDGIVYANSAFVYAEFTGDVDSFLNDIQAKIKEYETTKGKLPKVIFAPGLGVLLIADHAQGADILYDVVTDSCRIASLAQSFGGEHPMTPEQIQFIENWEVEQYRSKVSLGATAGRVDRKVIVVTGGAQGFGAGIVEELMKHGANVVIADLNEEKGLAFAEELNMGNRKNKALFVKADVSNAASVEQLVCQTVINFGGLDAFISNAGILRAGGLDEMTPETFELMTKVNYSAYFLCAKYASAVMKLQNKFKRDHFTDIIQINSKSGLKGSNKNFAYAGGKFGGIGLTQSFALELMPSRIKVNSICPGNFFDGPLWADPDRGLFVQYLNAGKVPGAKTIDDVKAFYEAQVPAGRGCTPIDVMRAIFYVIEQEYETGQAVPVTGGQNMLN